Proteins from one Burkholderia oklahomensis C6786 genomic window:
- the tnpA gene encoding IS66-like element accessory protein TnpA, giving the protein MLIEACLEPGVSVASMAIRAQVNTNQLWRWIKAHKAEQQGGGVPGSELTAFVPAAEIRDPHAQAQPPQSTLPELPATEVPPPARLSARLPNGVTLELQCAGNDASLLVAMVKALGDGNVPLRHGPASLPAPRADRLPCRVEHAGDDGRAVDAA; this is encoded by the coding sequence ATGCTGATTGAGGCTTGCCTTGAGCCTGGGGTATCGGTTGCCAGCATGGCGATCCGAGCGCAGGTCAACACGAATCAGTTGTGGCGCTGGATCAAGGCGCACAAGGCGGAGCAGCAAGGTGGTGGTGTTCCGGGAAGCGAGTTGACTGCCTTCGTTCCGGCTGCGGAGATTCGCGACCCACATGCTCAGGCTCAGCCGCCACAGTCGACATTGCCGGAGTTGCCCGCTACGGAAGTGCCACCACCGGCGCGTCTGTCGGCGCGACTGCCCAACGGTGTAACGCTGGAATTGCAGTGCGCTGGCAATGATGCCTCGTTGTTGGTGGCGATGGTCAAGGCCTTGGGGGACGGTAATGTTCCGCTTCGACACGGACCTGCGAGTCTACCTGCACCGCGAGCCGATCGACTTCCGTGCCGGGTTGAACATGCTGGTGACGATGGTCGAGCAGTCGATGCAGCTTGA
- the tnpB gene encoding IS66 family insertion sequence element accessory protein TnpB (TnpB, as the term is used for proteins encoded by IS66 family insertion elements, is considered an accessory protein, since TnpC, encoded by a neighboring gene, is a DDE family transposase.) encodes MFRFDTDLRVYLHREPIDFRAGLNMLVTMVEQSMQLDPLARAVFAFHNRKRDRMKLLLYDRAGFWPMLKRLEADRFVWPRRQQAVVELTTEQLHLLLDGVDVDAMRRHPKRQYVHVD; translated from the coding sequence ATGTTCCGCTTCGACACGGACCTGCGAGTCTACCTGCACCGCGAGCCGATCGACTTCCGTGCCGGGTTGAACATGCTGGTGACGATGGTCGAGCAGTCGATGCAGCTTGACCCGCTAGCGCGAGCTGTCTTCGCGTTCCACAACCGGAAACGTGATCGCATGAAGCTTTTGCTCTATGACCGAGCCGGTTTCTGGCCGATGTTGAAACGGCTCGAGGCGGACCGTTTCGTTTGGCCTCGTCGTCAGCAAGCGGTGGTCGAGCTGACGACCGAGCAACTTCACCTGCTGCTCGACGGGGTCGATGTCGATGCGATGCGCCGCCATCCCAAGCGGCAGTACGTCCACGTGGACTGA
- the tnpC gene encoding IS66 family transposase, which yields MSNGAELPDDVETLRALLVEARAQLAERDLEIEQLKAQIDKLKRMQFGRKSEQLDREVARLETALEDLTGERGVADVRRARQASAGTPAGDASPKEALPPHLPREERVLEADATCPKCGSAMQPLGEDVSEQLARVAAAFKVIRTIRRKTICPCGHHVSQPPMPGLPITRSIAHPSLLADILVSKYADHAPLYRQSEIAARDGVTLDRASMGRWVGQCEALCRPLTDALCRYTMAGTKLHADDTPIPVLAPGNKKTKTGRLWVYVRDDRRSGSKEPAAVGFAYSPDPKGIHPQSHLAGFEGILQADAYGGFDELYVSGKIREAACWDHARRKYYEIHASTPTDETQKLLEMIGEFYGIETDIRGKPPDERQRVRREKSKPLLDAFEARIRAKLATLSRKSELAGAIQYSLNHWTALTLFCEDGQAEISNALAENALRCVSLGRKNFLFAGSDSGGERAAAMYSLIGTCKLNGINPRAYLEYVLTHIADHVITRVDELLPWNVVDKLTSVSSHGTA from the coding sequence ATGTCGAACGGCGCCGAACTTCCTGACGATGTTGAAACGCTGCGAGCCTTGCTGGTCGAGGCCCGTGCCCAGCTTGCCGAGCGTGATCTCGAGATCGAGCAGCTCAAGGCACAGATCGACAAACTCAAGCGCATGCAGTTCGGGCGCAAGTCCGAGCAGTTGGACCGGGAGGTCGCGCGGCTCGAAACCGCGCTCGAAGATCTGACGGGTGAGCGTGGCGTCGCGGATGTGCGACGCGCCCGCCAAGCGAGTGCGGGCACGCCTGCCGGCGACGCGTCGCCGAAGGAAGCGCTACCGCCGCATCTGCCACGCGAAGAACGCGTGCTGGAAGCTGACGCGACCTGCCCGAAGTGCGGCAGCGCGATGCAGCCGCTCGGAGAGGACGTGTCCGAGCAACTTGCCCGGGTCGCGGCGGCGTTCAAGGTGATTCGCACGATCCGGCGCAAGACGATCTGTCCGTGCGGCCACCACGTCTCGCAACCGCCCATGCCCGGCCTGCCGATCACGCGCAGCATTGCTCATCCGAGCCTGCTGGCCGACATTCTGGTGTCGAAGTACGCAGATCATGCGCCGCTGTACCGACAATCGGAAATCGCGGCGCGCGACGGGGTGACGCTTGACCGCGCCAGCATGGGGCGCTGGGTCGGTCAGTGTGAAGCGCTCTGCCGCCCGCTGACCGACGCGCTGTGCCGGTACACGATGGCGGGCACGAAGCTGCACGCGGACGACACGCCGATCCCCGTGCTCGCGCCAGGCAACAAGAAGACGAAGACCGGGCGACTCTGGGTGTACGTGCGCGACGACCGCCGTTCGGGCTCGAAGGAGCCGGCGGCGGTGGGGTTTGCCTACTCGCCGGACCCCAAGGGCATCCATCCGCAGTCCCATCTGGCCGGATTCGAAGGCATCCTGCAAGCCGATGCCTACGGCGGCTTCGACGAGTTGTACGTAAGTGGCAAGATCCGCGAGGCTGCTTGTTGGGACCACGCGCGGAGAAAGTACTACGAAATCCACGCGAGCACACCGACGGACGAGACCCAGAAACTGCTCGAGATGATCGGCGAGTTCTACGGCATTGAAACCGACATCCGCGGCAAGCCGCCCGATGAACGGCAGCGCGTGCGGCGTGAGAAAAGCAAGCCGCTGCTGGACGCCTTCGAAGCGAGAATCCGGGCCAAGCTCGCGACGCTGTCGCGCAAGTCGGAGCTGGCCGGCGCGATCCAGTACTCGCTGAATCACTGGACTGCGCTGACGCTGTTCTGCGAGGATGGGCAAGCCGAGATCAGCAACGCGTTGGCAGAAAACGCCCTGCGTTGCGTGAGCCTCGGGAGAAAGAACTTCCTGTTCGCTGGTTCCGACAGCGGGGGCGAGCGGGCTGCCGCGATGTACAGCTTGATTGGGACGTGCAAACTCAATGGCATCAACCCGCGCGCCTATCTGGAATACGTCCTGACCCACATCGCTGATCACGTCATCACCCGCGTCGACGAACTGCTGCCTTGGAATGTGGTCGACAAGCTGACGTCGGTCAGCTCGCATGGCACTGCCTGA
- the ltrA gene encoding group II intron reverse transcriptase/maturase, which produces MHGPEKSDSLVVPGKPANKAASAAAELVKGRSGTEGNAMMQSMVRTQSREAVSQAQSRIREAVNRNRKEKLTALLHHIDVDVLRAGFLSLKKSASAGVDQMTWGMYEATLEENLQCLHRRLHAGAYRALPSRRVYIPKADGKQRPLGIAAMEDKIVQAATVMILTPIYEAEFLGFSYGFRPGRSQHDALDALAYGIKGRNIWWILDADISRFFDTINHEWLVRFLEHRIGDRRIIRLIQKWLKAGVLEQGERIDTLQGTPQGAVISPLLANIYLHYVYDLWVQSWRNRHATADMIVVRYADDTIVGFQYVSDANAFLNELRERLAKFGLSLHPEKTRLIAFGRFVAKRRAAQGLSKPETFDFLGFTHICGKKRGGKGFQLWRKTKRKRKTETVKRIATELRHMRSSPIDEQGRWLAQVLRGHYTYFAVPTNLQAVRAVRHLVKIRWYLSLLRRSQRRRLTWRRMNVIVEKYLPMPRVQHPWPEQRFLVKHRR; this is translated from the coding sequence ATGCACGGTCCGGAGAAGTCAGACTCGCTTGTAGTACCAGGGAAGCCGGCGAACAAAGCGGCGTCAGCCGCAGCGGAGCTGGTGAAGGGAAGGAGCGGGACCGAAGGGAATGCGATGATGCAAAGCATGGTCCGGACGCAGAGCCGGGAAGCCGTGTCACAGGCGCAGAGTCGCATACGGGAAGCTGTCAACAGAAACAGGAAGGAGAAACTGACAGCGCTCCTGCATCACATTGACGTTGACGTCCTGCGCGCGGGCTTCCTGTCGTTAAAGAAGAGCGCATCAGCGGGCGTTGACCAGATGACGTGGGGCATGTATGAGGCAACACTTGAAGAGAATCTCCAGTGTCTGCATCGACGGCTCCACGCAGGGGCATATCGGGCGTTGCCTTCGCGGCGGGTGTACATACCCAAGGCGGATGGCAAACAACGGCCGCTCGGCATCGCCGCCATGGAAGACAAAATCGTCCAGGCGGCGACGGTCATGATCCTCACGCCGATATACGAGGCGGAGTTTCTGGGTTTTAGCTATGGATTCCGGCCCGGACGCAGCCAGCATGATGCGTTGGATGCTCTGGCGTACGGAATCAAGGGACGCAATATCTGGTGGATCCTCGATGCTGATATTAGCCGCTTCTTTGACACGATCAACCACGAATGGCTGGTCCGGTTTCTGGAGCACCGTATCGGCGACCGAAGGATAATTCGCCTTATCCAGAAATGGCTGAAGGCGGGCGTGCTGGAACAGGGCGAGCGGATCGATACATTGCAGGGGACGCCGCAGGGAGCGGTCATATCGCCGCTGCTTGCGAATATCTATCTGCATTACGTGTACGACCTGTGGGTCCAGTCGTGGCGGAACCGTCATGCGACTGCCGACATGATCGTCGTCCGCTACGCGGACGACACCATTGTTGGTTTCCAGTATGTATCAGATGCCAACGCATTTCTGAACGAGTTGCGAGAACGGCTGGCGAAGTTTGGGCTGAGCCTGCATCCGGAGAAGACGCGGCTGATCGCGTTTGGACGCTTCGTTGCCAAGCGGCGCGCGGCGCAAGGGCTGTCGAAGCCCGAGACCTTCGACTTCCTCGGCTTCACGCACATCTGCGGGAAGAAGCGAGGGGGTAAAGGGTTCCAGCTCTGGAGAAAGACGAAGCGCAAACGTAAGACCGAGACGGTCAAGCGAATCGCGACAGAACTGCGGCACATGAGGTCAAGTCCTATCGACGAGCAAGGCCGGTGGCTGGCTCAGGTACTGCGAGGGCATTACACCTACTTTGCGGTGCCAACCAATCTTCAGGCTGTTCGTGCTGTTCGCCACCTGGTCAAGATTCGCTGGTATCTCAGTCTCCTGAGGCGGAGCCAGCGACGGCGGCTGACGTGGCGGCGCATGAACGTGATCGTTGAAAAGTACCTGCCCATGCCGCGTGTCCAGCATCCATGGCCAGAGCAACGTTTCCTTGTCAAACACCGACGGTAG
- the tnpB gene encoding IS66 family insertion sequence element accessory protein TnpB (TnpB, as the term is used for proteins encoded by IS66 family insertion elements, is considered an accessory protein, since TnpC, encoded by a neighboring gene, is a DDE family transposase.), which yields MISLRTGTRVWLVAGITDMRCGFQGLATKVQATLEENPLCGHVFIFRGRRGDLVKLLWATDDGLWLLSKRLKRGRFIWPQADGGKVHLTAAQLPMLLEGIDWVRRETVKR from the coding sequence GTGATCTCCCTGCGCACGGGTACACGCGTCTGGCTTGTTGCGGGCATCACCGACATGCGCTGCGGCTTCCAGGGGCTTGCCACGAAGGTACAGGCGACGCTCGAGGAGAATCCGTTGTGCGGCCATGTGTTCATCTTCCGCGGACGTCGAGGCGATCTCGTGAAGCTGCTTTGGGCCACCGACGACGGGCTCTGGCTGCTGTCGAAGCGATTGAAACGAGGCCGCTTCATCTGGCCGCAAGCCGATGGCGGCAAGGTCCATCTGACGGCGGCGCAATTGCCGATGTTGCTCGAAGGCATCGATTGGGTGCGACGGGAGACCGTCAAGAGATAG
- the tnpA gene encoding IS66-like element accessory protein TnpA, which produces MDTTVTELEAKPGSRKGRPNHDPEFRRRLAAAACEPGVSVAKLARENGINANMLFTRRRRYRAQLQQAGTTSLIPVAIVHETLPERAAMLPETRDVGYPTPQAGTIEIRIGGVIVKVDGVVDADTLRAVLGSVRS; this is translated from the coding sequence ATGGACACCACTGTGACGGAGTTGGAAGCCAAGCCGGGTAGCCGCAAGGGCCGTCCGAACCATGATCCCGAGTTTCGACGCCGGCTTGCGGCCGCGGCCTGCGAGCCTGGTGTGTCGGTCGCGAAGCTGGCGCGGGAGAATGGCATCAATGCAAACATGCTGTTCACGCGGCGTCGTCGGTATCGCGCGCAATTGCAGCAGGCTGGAACGACGTCCCTGATCCCGGTGGCGATCGTTCACGAGACACTGCCGGAGCGTGCAGCGATGCTGCCGGAAACACGGGACGTTGGCTATCCGACGCCACAAGCCGGGACGATCGAGATTCGGATCGGCGGGGTGATCGTCAAGGTCGACGGCGTGGTCGATGCCGATACGCTGCGGGCCGTACTGGGGAGCGTGCGGTCGTGA
- a CDS encoding glycoside hydrolase family 65 protein has protein sequence MHARIVDGRLVILGLLAALTISLAGCGGDDSVASVAPTPSAEVSSTTASTMAAPAAEQWSLTNTGYNETYANQPFVGNGYMGLRIPSAGNGYWVGTQVPDNNTGWPLGSESTPYPRYTSTLITGYYSNAAIVGLPNWSPLMVRDSGNAFDPQTIQASQLSDYTQTTDMQNGLVTTSVTWTSPSGNQAKLVWTMFAHRQYMHLGVVRLDITPLKWSGPMNVDAFVDLRGIRQATEMSSQRWQDPANNGAEASIVSNDTNIKATVAFRVVPPAGLASSTALNNSNQSGLSWSFSPTLNQTYTFVKYVGIASGVDYDLLNPPVAPDNTTQQINLLARNPAIAAQSGTYGSYDQILKAHEVTWQSIWQSDVIVDAQHSNLQAIIHSSEYMLYSNLREGAQHSIAPAGLTSDNYAGHIFWDAETWMYPYLLAAHPEMAKAIVDYRSNTLPNALLNVQLGAIDSTLGSFFPWEATNGLWSVDNQWGGMDEIHLQADIALSQFQYYEATGDQTWLRNQGWPVLSAIADYYTGRVTQNSDGSYSLKNVHAADEFANGTNDEAYSNGGALQAIDFATQAANILGYQPHPLWSTVSANLVQPLVDTDKNIHLEYAGFNPNASNKVKQADVVLLAYPMEYPMSSQMGINDLNYYSAITDPGGPAMTNSVQAVIAAQYGLPSLDNFFLDSYQPYLLGPFKNFNETSSLAPSGGQGNPAYTFLTGAGGFMQTFLNGLAGYRVRQNGIYLSPILPTGAIEGSALTQMYLKGMHWQGRTYDVNVQPGNTTVLITSGPAAPVLTPEGNFTANPGVPLVIKTRAPA, from the coding sequence ATGCATGCCCGTATTGTTGACGGCCGACTGGTGATTTTGGGTTTATTAGCAGCGCTGACAATCAGTCTTGCTGGCTGTGGAGGAGATGATAGCGTGGCTAGTGTGGCACCAACACCTTCGGCCGAGGTGTCGTCGACGACCGCCTCGACGATGGCGGCGCCTGCGGCGGAGCAATGGAGCTTGACCAACACCGGTTACAACGAAACCTATGCCAATCAACCGTTTGTCGGAAACGGCTATATGGGGCTGCGCATTCCGTCGGCGGGGAATGGCTATTGGGTCGGCACACAGGTGCCAGACAACAATACAGGTTGGCCACTCGGTAGCGAGTCAACGCCCTATCCACGCTATACTTCTACACTGATCACTGGTTATTACAGCAATGCCGCGATAGTAGGATTACCTAATTGGTCGCCGCTAATGGTGCGAGATTCGGGGAACGCCTTCGATCCACAAACCATCCAGGCATCCCAACTGTCCGATTACACACAGACAACCGATATGCAAAACGGTCTTGTCACGACATCAGTGACTTGGACCTCTCCGTCTGGCAATCAAGCTAAGCTCGTGTGGACAATGTTTGCCCACCGACAATATATGCATCTCGGGGTGGTGCGCCTGGACATCACGCCGCTCAAGTGGTCCGGGCCGATGAATGTGGACGCCTTTGTGGATTTGCGAGGAATTCGTCAAGCTACAGAGATGTCCTCGCAACGTTGGCAAGATCCAGCGAACAATGGTGCAGAAGCATCTATCGTATCAAATGATACGAATATCAAGGCAACGGTTGCCTTCCGGGTAGTCCCCCCTGCTGGCTTGGCAAGTAGCACCGCACTGAACAACAGCAATCAAAGCGGGTTGAGCTGGTCTTTCTCTCCGACTCTGAACCAAACCTATACTTTCGTGAAATATGTTGGCATTGCTTCTGGTGTTGACTATGATCTCCTCAACCCGCCGGTCGCGCCCGACAACACCACACAGCAAATCAATTTGCTTGCCAGAAATCCGGCTATAGCCGCGCAATCTGGTACATATGGATCTTATGACCAGATTCTGAAAGCGCACGAAGTCACTTGGCAATCCATCTGGCAGAGTGACGTGATCGTTGACGCACAGCATAGCAATTTGCAAGCGATCATTCATTCCTCGGAATATATGTTGTATTCTAATTTACGTGAGGGTGCTCAACATAGCATCGCGCCCGCTGGTCTCACCAGCGACAACTATGCTGGTCACATCTTTTGGGACGCAGAAACTTGGATGTATCCGTATTTGCTGGCCGCACATCCTGAAATGGCAAAAGCAATCGTTGACTACCGATCTAATACGCTGCCGAATGCATTGCTCAATGTGCAACTTGGCGCAATAGATAGTACGTTGGGCTCGTTTTTTCCCTGGGAGGCAACGAACGGTCTGTGGTCGGTCGATAATCAATGGGGCGGCATGGATGAAATCCATCTGCAGGCCGATATTGCGCTGTCTCAATTTCAGTATTATGAAGCAACGGGTGATCAAACTTGGTTGAGAAACCAGGGTTGGCCAGTACTCAGCGCGATTGCAGATTACTACACTGGTCGTGTGACACAGAATAGTGACGGGTCGTATAGCCTGAAAAATGTACATGCTGCCGATGAATTTGCTAATGGAACGAACGATGAAGCGTATTCAAACGGTGGCGCACTGCAAGCAATCGATTTTGCTACCCAAGCTGCCAATATTCTCGGTTACCAACCGCACCCACTCTGGTCAACGGTTTCTGCAAATCTGGTGCAACCGCTGGTTGACACGGATAAGAATATTCATCTGGAGTATGCGGGATTTAATCCCAATGCATCGAACAAGGTGAAACAAGCAGATGTGGTCCTGCTTGCCTATCCAATGGAATACCCGATGTCCAGTCAGATGGGGATCAATGACTTGAATTACTATTCGGCGATCACTGATCCGGGTGGTCCAGCTATGACGAATTCAGTGCAAGCGGTCATTGCCGCGCAATATGGCTTGCCGAGTTTAGATAATTTCTTCCTGGACTCTTATCAGCCGTATCTTCTCGGCCCCTTCAAGAATTTTAATGAAACGAGCTCCCTTGCACCGAGCGGAGGCCAAGGCAATCCGGCGTATACTTTCCTGACCGGTGCGGGCGGCTTCATGCAAACATTCCTCAATGGTCTGGCTGGTTATCGCGTTAGGCAGAACGGTATCTACCTGTCGCCGATTCTGCCTACGGGTGCCATCGAAGGAAGTGCATTGACACAGATGTACCTGAAAGGCATGCATTGGCAGGGGCGTACCTATGATGTCAATGTTCAACCGGGAAATACCACCGTGCTGATCACGAGTGGCCCCGCCGCGCCAGTCTTGACGCCGGAAGGAAATTTCACGGCCAATCCGGGGGTGCCGCTCGTCATCAAAACACGCGCGCCCGCCTAA
- a CDS encoding M66 family metalloprotease translates to MNRSSEWKCLSALSGLCLIAHGSTAIAQSAPTGKIEFAQTHVVQRTGGTRLAPVPIIHRQALLLFTPDMSVPVGVQPYLDVRKGTTTVYSAPLVSPANLPGNLERGLTQTKLQSYSTTAWSIVVPATVVAPQYSFGIRYGNGASLDATPVKWARPARFTIGRLSLVLWPTAQDPTTSKVSISKLARDYFDSIPVSTLNYFDYTPLRLDYVILQGSSHPPRKYTKFADVVIDGASDLYGKVLKPLAIRVSLANTGRGLLIRDAKGAVVYGDSSPYSFGSYIGIGWFYDAAKGKYQDANTFGYSGGWTGWAATWNDPAGQCGNLFAHELGHSLGLSHFTTGTAKQWGIADEYPNDGVNGRNNPWGFDTMRNLFRTWYRVDANGPVLDRATGQPVGKHDPMNGGEDGNAVACYPQFTAYQAMKMQNWLDATPTLTDENGTPGVYRWNSTTLRYDSATAADGALRPAKIDIPVATLVGTLTANLTDGTSQIYPPLFAKSGNVFTLPNPFGSGLPAPYTDARYFVKIAYADGSVDYALIPDREITNATQLDSFSLNLELQRNPKRIQLFHAHKAYPAITEQDSDLIYTREINPPTIDQLPAPVVIGS, encoded by the coding sequence ATGAATCGATCATCTGAATGGAAATGCTTGTCCGCCCTGAGTGGATTGTGCTTGATAGCGCATGGCAGCACCGCCATCGCGCAGTCCGCCCCGACGGGAAAAATCGAATTCGCGCAGACGCACGTCGTACAGCGTACAGGCGGCACTCGACTGGCACCGGTACCGATCATCCATCGTCAAGCCCTATTGCTGTTTACGCCTGACATGTCCGTGCCTGTCGGCGTACAGCCCTATCTTGACGTGAGGAAAGGCACAACGACCGTGTACAGCGCGCCGCTTGTGTCGCCTGCCAACTTGCCTGGCAATCTTGAACGCGGCCTGACCCAGACGAAGCTGCAGTCGTACAGCACGACAGCATGGAGTATCGTGGTGCCGGCCACTGTTGTCGCGCCGCAGTATTCGTTCGGCATTCGTTACGGGAACGGCGCCAGCTTGGATGCGACACCTGTCAAATGGGCACGTCCCGCACGTTTCACAATCGGGCGACTGTCACTGGTATTGTGGCCGACAGCGCAGGATCCGACGACGTCGAAAGTGTCCATCTCGAAGCTGGCTCGCGATTATTTCGACTCGATCCCGGTTAGCACGTTGAATTATTTCGATTACACGCCGCTCAGGCTCGATTACGTGATCCTCCAGGGCAGCAGCCATCCTCCGCGCAAATACACGAAGTTCGCCGACGTTGTCATCGATGGTGCCAGCGACCTATACGGCAAGGTGCTCAAGCCACTCGCGATCCGCGTCAGCCTCGCTAACACCGGGCGCGGCTTGCTAATTCGGGATGCGAAGGGCGCAGTGGTCTATGGAGACTCGTCACCGTACAGTTTCGGCTCATACATCGGCATCGGCTGGTTTTACGATGCGGCGAAAGGCAAGTATCAGGACGCCAACACGTTCGGATACTCTGGCGGCTGGACCGGTTGGGCCGCCACCTGGAATGATCCGGCCGGACAGTGTGGCAACCTGTTCGCGCACGAGCTTGGCCATTCGCTAGGTCTGTCTCATTTTACGACGGGGACCGCCAAGCAATGGGGGATCGCGGACGAATACCCAAACGATGGCGTCAACGGGCGGAACAATCCGTGGGGATTCGACACGATGCGCAACCTGTTCCGTACCTGGTATCGCGTCGACGCGAATGGCCCGGTTCTCGACAGGGCGACCGGCCAGCCGGTGGGCAAGCACGATCCCATGAATGGTGGCGAGGATGGTAACGCGGTCGCGTGCTATCCACAGTTCACGGCCTACCAGGCGATGAAGATGCAGAACTGGCTCGACGCGACACCGACGCTCACCGACGAGAACGGCACACCAGGCGTTTATCGATGGAACAGCACGACGCTACGTTATGACTCGGCCACTGCTGCCGATGGAGCGCTCAGACCTGCAAAGATCGACATACCAGTTGCGACGCTAGTCGGTACGCTAACGGCCAATTTGACCGATGGTACGTCGCAGATCTACCCTCCGCTCTTCGCGAAAAGCGGTAATGTATTTACGCTGCCAAACCCCTTTGGTAGTGGTCTGCCGGCACCGTACACTGATGCGCGTTACTTTGTAAAAATCGCTTATGCCGATGGCTCCGTCGACTATGCACTGATTCCGGATAGAGAGATCACGAACGCGACTCAACTTGATTCGTTCTCGCTGAACCTCGAACTGCAGCGTAATCCGAAGCGCATCCAGCTGTTCCACGCACACAAGGCCTACCCAGCGATCACCGAGCAAGATAGTGATTTGATTTATACGCGTGAAATAAATCCGCCGACGATCGATCAATTGCCTGCGCCCGTTGTTATAGGTTCGTAG
- a CDS encoding IS3 family transposase (programmed frameshift) yields MEVLTGPERRRRWSAEEKLAMVRESFEPNKSVSMVARQHGVNPNQLFHWRKLYQDGSLSAVSAGEEVVPASELSDALKQIRELQRLLGKKTMENEILREAVEGGEVAKMDCALTLIARGRPVKRVCDVLGVARSNVADRLARPADWRDGRTARRTDDAGLVEEIRLSVADLPSYGYRRVWGLLRRQRENQSAAPVNAKRVYRVMRVHGLLLQPKALPPRPQRRHDGKVAVAKSNQRWCSDGFEFRCDNGEPLRVTFALDCCDREAMSWVATTGGHSGDVVRDVMLAAVEKRFGNVPKAPAEIEWLTDNGSGYTAEKTRTFASDIGLKPLTTPVCSPQSNGMAESFVKTMKRDYVAFMPKPDAATAARNLAVAFEHYNEQHPHSALKYRSPREFRRSTDSSTQV; encoded by the exons ATGGAAGTGTTGACGGGGCCGGAGCGCCGGCGGCGGTGGTCAGCGGAAGAGAAGCTGGCGATGGTGCGAGAGAGTTTCGAGCCGAACAAGTCGGTCTCGATGGTTGCACGCCAGCACGGCGTCAATCCGAATCAGCTGTTTCACTGGCGCAAGCTATATCAGGACGGCAGCCTGTCGGCTGTCAGTGCCGGCGAGGAAGTCGTGCCGGCGTCGGAGCTGAGCGACGCACTCAAACAAATCAGGGAGCTTCAGCGACTGCTCGGAAAGAAGACCATGGAGAACGAGATTCTTCGTGAGGCGGTGGAGG GTGGCGAAGTCGCGAAAATGGATTGCGCGCTCACCCTCATTGCCAGGGGACGACCAGTGAAGCGGGTCTGTGACGTTCTCGGTGTAGCGCGCTCGAATGTGGCGGACAGGCTGGCACGGCCGGCAGACTGGCGAGACGGGCGTACGGCCAGAAGGACCGACGACGCCGGTCTGGTCGAAGAAATTCGGCTGAGCGTCGCTGACCTGCCGAGCTACGGCTACCGTCGTGTGTGGGGCCTGTTACGTCGGCAGCGGGAGAACCAGAGCGCGGCCCCCGTCAATGCCAAACGGGTGTACCGGGTAATGCGCGTTCACGGCCTGCTGCTACAGCCCAAAGCGCTCCCTCCACGCCCGCAGCGCCGACATGATGGCAAGGTCGCGGTGGCGAAGAGCAACCAGCGCTGGTGCTCGGACGGCTTCGAGTTTCGTTGCGACAACGGTGAGCCGCTGCGTGTCACGTTCGCTTTGGATTGCTGTGACCGTGAGGCGATGAGCTGGGTGGCGACAACCGGTGGCCACAGTGGCGATGTGGTGCGCGACGTCATGCTGGCAGCCGTCGAAAAGCGCTTTGGCAACGTCCCGAAGGCCCCGGCTGAAATTGAATGGCTGACGGACAACGGCTCGGGTTATACGGCGGAGAAAACCAGGACCTTTGCATCTGACATTGGTTTGAAACCATTGACCACACCGGTGTGCAGCCCGCAAAGTAACGGCATGGCGGAAAGCTTCGTGAAAACGATGAAGCGTGACTATGTCGCCTTCATGCCGAAGCCAGATGCAGCAACCGCAGCGCGCAATCTCGCCGTCGCTTTCGAGCATTACAACGAGCAGCACCCTCATAGCGCGCTGAAGTACCGCTCGCCACGCGAGTTCAGGCGCAGCACCGATTCATCAACTCAAGTGTGA